Genomic window (Chelmon rostratus isolate fCheRos1 chromosome 15, fCheRos1.pri, whole genome shotgun sequence):
GACaaaatttgttttatgtctcAAAACTGCTTCATACACACAAAAGGTCAAAAGGTCCAAAATGGTGTCGCAGCTGGCAAACATTTGAGACTAAACTTTGCCACATTCACTGTGTATTGATAACTGACCATTTTTAGTATATTAAGCATCAGGTACTGAACATTCTGACACTCATAAAAATTATGAACTGCCCTCATAGacattaaatatctttgtgCTTATTTCTTGCATGTACCGTTTAAGCATCTACAGCATTTCCTTCAACAGTACAAATGCACGCGGGGGCACTGCATGCAGAAGCACCAGTTACTGCAGTGTTATTACAGTTTTAATGATTGTCAATGATTCCTTGATTTCTTCTGTATTAAACCACTTGGGTTTAAATGTACAAGAGCAATACTGTAGTAGTAATAGGAAGAACGAATGTtgaaaaatgcagtgttttcagtggcTGCTGCTCATATAACAATGTATCAATCATACACCCACTAATTATGAAATAGTAATATAGATGTTTCAATTATAATGACCTCTATTAATCAGTTTAAATTATCAAATCCAAACCAGAAGTTGCATTTTCTGGTTGCAGGACAGCTCTCAGGTTTGCAATACAATCCTTGATGTAGCAGACTACCAAGAAGGTATAGATTTGTAATATACTGTGATGTAATATTGAGGTAAATGTGACCATTTATAGTAATATAGATTTTAGGTCAATCAAGCTCCAGATGAACCCTTGTTAGTAATTTATCAAACtccaatttaaaaaatgaaatactttatttcaggggaggaaaaaaaaatctaaatttcaaagcacaaactcaaacatgcatgtgtgtacagtagTTTGCTATGCAGTATACTATACTGTAAGTCAATGTAATAGCCCTAAGTAGCCTCTTGCAGTATGCTCATGGAAGAGATTCACAGAAATAACAGTGCCGTATGTTACATGTGGGGAAACAACTAATAATGCTCTACTCATGGAGGAAAGCAAACTATACACACACTCCAAAATCACTTTCTCATTCAGTCAAGTCATAAATAAtagcaacacaaacatacaagtGCTCAACCATGCATTTTCGTTCTGAAGAAGGGACTGGGAAAGAGGTATTTTGATTATCGTTTTCTATATAGCGAGATTGAGTGTCATGACTGAACAGCTCTGTAGTTAGTTACTGTCCTCTCTTGTTGATCAAAACTGGGAAGGGAACAGCCAAATTAGACCAAAATATCACAGACATGAATCTAATTTACTGAAGAAATTATTTTGAGATGTATGTGACTGAGTACTTTCCCAAAATATACAAAAGCATGCTCTCAGTTGAGCTGAGTGTCAGAGGGCTGAAGGCACTTCAGGCAGAACTAACAATCCaaagtcaattaaaaaaaaaaaaaagccattcaGTCAGTAGTGCCAAAGCTGGTGTAAAACATACACTTCTTACATCCCGATAACGTCTCCAATTACAACTCAGAGATTACAAAATGTTAATACGTCCCTAACAAGGAAAGGGACATAATCACTTCTTAAGACTAGTGTTTGATTGCTCCAGACCGAGCTAGACTGGGTTAGATTTCAGTCAGTAAAGTCCACTTCTTTGGCCCAttctttacttttcttctcCATGTAGCTACTGTACACAAGTGTCGCTCCAACTGAGAAAGTCTCTGTCGTTAGGCCGTTAATAGAGATTATGGTAATCCTCTATAGCAGCTTCTGGTGGAGGATTTCCCAAATCATTACCTTCCTGAAGAGAGGCATGTggcactgtggaaaaaaaaggcaaatgtttagcttttatataaaaaaattcatgaaaacaaaaaagtattACTTTATGAGGTGAATGTAAAGCATATACCTGTTTAAAGGTGAGAGGCCTTCCTTTTGCGATATAGTCAGCATATTTACAGGCAAAAACCCCACAATCACTGCCATTTTTCTGCTGGGGAATCTCCTATAGGGGCATGGACAGTGTGCAAAACATTAATCTcacactaaaataaaaatattattcaGTTTAATGATGCGTCATTCATGTCAGTTTGACTTACAGCGACCCTCAAACTTCCAACAGTCCATTTGGTGCTGTCGagctctctgcctttctttgctttgtgcTCCTCTTTAAGGTAGAGTCTGGAAAATGAGCACAAGCTGCCATTAAGTATGTAAGAATACAGGTCAATATAAGGacaaagcatttaaaatgacCAGAAAACTGAAGCTTCAGAGCTCAATGAGAACTCACAGTAAAAGACTACAGATGTCATCGTGTCTCTGGCCCATCGAGTCATATGACTTCACTGTCTTTGACTTAAAATCAATCACCTGGAATGAGAGTGATGAGAGTGAGTTAAAACAGGTAAAATATTcagtataattttttttttaacaacactgACCACAGCAggtgaaatgcatttttatgacACAGATTAACAAAAAGGAAATACTTTGTCACTTAAGATTTTGAGTAATTAACGAATTATCTAAATCACcgctgtactgtatgtaattaaaaacaaatagtaGATCTATATAGTCGTTGTTGGTCTGACTCACAGCCATTGCCCAGTGGACGCCCAGGTGCAGAGGGACCAGAATGAGGTCGTACAGGAAAAGGTCGACAGCCTTGGTCCAGCGCTTCACTGCGGTGTGTCCTCCCACCTGTCCGCCTCCTCCACCCCGCAGCTTGGGGAAGAAGAAGGTGCTGAACGAGTAGacttttaatgctgctgcttcaccaGAGCATCGCTCCATGACCAGGGAAAGGTAGAAGTTAATCACCTTTGTTAGAGGAAACAGAGAACGATATGGTGCATGTAAAAACGGTCACGCATCGAGCGACCCTCAATTCTGTTCTGACAAAATCATACATTCATTTATCCATGCCACTGCATGACTACTTGACTTAATCTTCAACAATTTAACAATGAGAAGGCAACttgcttcaaaataaataagatgagGTAAGATTTTCATTGCACCTAACTGAGACATATTGTGTAACTGACTAGTCACTGTTGTCAGCAACACAGCGGTGtataaatagtaaaataatTGGAATGCTCTTGTGGCACTGAGCATCACAGTTGTATTAACCACATTTTGCAACGCTAATTTTAGAAAGCAGGCCAGTCACTGAACACActttgtttccatggtgactGTGGTGCCGTAGCTGCTACTACCACCAAACATAACTTTTATGTATGTGAAACACTGActccacacacagagacaattTAAGTATTACACTGTTCACAAATGTAGTATTTACTTTATATAAGACAGTCTGCATTTTCTTTGGAAGCAACGGAGGGTTCAACCCcacaaacatgatgaaacacTTGCACGAAGAAGTTGGGAAATGGGGGGATCCCATTGGGAGGTGGGAAAGACACCAAGTTCATAAAAATTAATGACTTTCAAAAAATTATTAAACTAAATAATAAGATACAAAACTGCTATTCCACACAGAATGAACTTGATGAAAACTGTCTTCATGCTCTTACCTCATCGTTGAGCCAGCCGCCTTCCTGCAGTGTGGCCAGGTCTCTCTGTGTGATGCGTAGTTTGAAAGCTGCACTCAGAACAAGGTTGGGATCACTTTGAGCCAGAGCACAACTCACCTCCGCTGCCATTTCctacacacaaagacaataaatccatgaaataaaagaaagtgcAGCCATGATTTCTTCAACACAGTGACTACACCTCACTCCTGACCACCTCACCTTGGTCAGCCAAGGTATGTCCTCATCGCTATGTCttgaatgtgctgtgtgtgcagaatgtgCCTCAGGGAGACCAACAGCAGGAGTCTCTCTGTCTACTAGGTTGAGGCGAGTAGCTACTTCTGTAGAAAGGTCCAACTCTGctgcctgtttctgctgcaacaCAAGTTGACATTACAGATATAATACATTTGTGTTTCCACCACTTACTGAATGCTTTGACATGTCATGACAGAGCGAGAACAATGACTACCTTCACACATCTCACGGGCTGCGTGTCCTCAAAGGCTCCACTGAATGTCTTACCAAAGGTCAAGCTACACCGCCTGTCAATGAATCATAAAAAAGTGagtaaaataattatttgaattaaatcaaatacacatgacacacacatatgcatatacacAGTATTTTACCAACCTGTCCTTGGTTGCAGAGGCATTTCTCCATGTAAACACACCTGGGGCAGCTGTGCAAAAAAGACAAGTGTCAGTTGAGCAGGGTAGattcatttaaacatgtttccCTGACATGTTTCAACCTAGTCTTAATCAACTGActctgtgtaatgtgaaaaggGACCTGCTTAATCTGAAGTGTTTATATCTATCAAAAACAATGCCCCAAGCAAGTAGGAGGTGAATGAAACTTAATGGGACCTGCAcctctgaaaaaaacattactAAAACACATTCAGGTGAATAGGAATACAATATAggtgtatatgtatatatttaccTGTGTATCCCGTCTTCACTGATTCAAAGACTTTCCCTGAAGCAGCAGTTTTGGGATCAGCCTGTGACAACAACGCACTGGgagcaaaagcagaaaatgaactgACT
Coding sequences:
- the senp2 gene encoding sentrin-specific protease 2 isoform X2, producing MYGWIVDGISSLFEHVTGQNPNEWPGKGNVSEEVPTRPGVKAGAQRLENHGRPAKRNYQSVDVADSVCQSDQVEVKRRKRDVVISCVKKTVAGVAGLLRLRNPLTTRCEKPRHYEETQPVTLMGIDELHTSWLNSTEWKMSKPVGGMNERSGKNPFQSSSPPLMRKYSGVGLSAGVPDRGKDRERRGSLQLLPSRPALRVGAANPDPTCNGFGHNRCYKPSLTVEEAIKQNNKEHYRRLLEMVTEKYSKSQPLPFNQTKPQHALLSQADPKTAASGKVFESVKTGYTAAPGVFTWRNASATKDRRCSLTFGKTFSGAFEDTQPVRCVKKQAAELDLSTEVATRLNLVDRETPAVGLPEAHSAHTAHSRHSDEDIPWLTKEMAAEVSCALAQSDPNLVLSAAFKLRITQRDLATLQEGGWLNDEVINFYLSLVMERCSGEAAALKVYSFSTFFFPKLRGGGGGQVGGHTAVKRWTKAVDLFLYDLILVPLHLGVHWAMAVIDFKSKTVKSYDSMGQRHDDICSLLLLYLKEEHKAKKGRELDSTKWTVGSLRVAEIPQQKNGSDCGVFACKYADYIAKGRPLTFKQCHMPLFRKVMIWEILHQKLL
- the senp2 gene encoding sentrin-specific protease 2 isoform X1, translated to MYGWIVDGISSLFEHVTGQNPNEWPGKGNVSEEVPTRPGVKAGAQRLENHGRPAKRNYQSVDVADSVCQSDQVEVKRRKRDVVISCVKKTVAGVAGLLRLRNPLTTRCEKPRHYEETQPVTLMGIDELHTSWLNSTEWKMSKPVGGMNERSGKNPFQSSSPPLMRKYSGVGLSAGVPDRGKDRERRGSLQLLPSRPALRVGAANPDPTCNGFGHNRCYKPSLTVEEAIKQNNKEHYRRLLEMVTEKYSKSQPLPFNQTKPQHALLSQADPKTAASGKVFESVKTGYTAAPGVFTWRNASATKDRRCSLTFGKTFSGAFEDTQPVRCVKQKQAAELDLSTEVATRLNLVDRETPAVGLPEAHSAHTAHSRHSDEDIPWLTKEMAAEVSCALAQSDPNLVLSAAFKLRITQRDLATLQEGGWLNDEVINFYLSLVMERCSGEAAALKVYSFSTFFFPKLRGGGGGQVGGHTAVKRWTKAVDLFLYDLILVPLHLGVHWAMAVIDFKSKTVKSYDSMGQRHDDICSLLLLYLKEEHKAKKGRELDSTKWTVGSLRVAEIPQQKNGSDCGVFACKYADYIAKGRPLTFKQCHMPLFRKVMIWEILHQKLL